In Nematostella vectensis chromosome 11, jaNemVect1.1, whole genome shotgun sequence, a genomic segment contains:
- the LOC5501379 gene encoding uncharacterized protein LOC5501379, with translation MTSRLHWVLLLLALSALSLLYYLNLTCASWGRRDQIVPVSSRNMDHSDATSHSKSVTRYLTKAAPSVTQRDRTTLVTYNATRVATTTFNPYVIPTGTNYRAPGHQVRHAITFTPCLRDVFSDVLLLIVFNYPYYESIKLFKSFYQPVFPHIIFCGPPDSSNKHVMNVEIFRGVLGYECLGRAIREHPGYAGYLYINDDVILNYWNLVGFNKSQIWQSPNSFSSTPMYGEIEGPWYWWRSPYGLPNCRRAYEQLSNLTLGHDLSTGHLRENSNGSLRCFSGRSDVLYIPKRHASAFSLLSFIFYTNKVFLEIAVPTILRVIEREDQISHLPGYYISGDVRKGDVRVTDSRFFWFIYFNKKHVWFIHPFKLHHGKIDRNFNVVMLKHFLIEKTKSLTNCSET, from the exons ATGACCAGTCGCCTGCACTGGGTACTACTGCTCTTAGCCCTGTCAGCGCTCTCCCTCCTTTACTATCTCA ATCTGACATGTGCATCATGGGGGAGAAGAGACCAGATTGTCCCAGTATCGTCACGCAATATGGACCACAGTGACGCTACGTCACATTCCAAGAGCGTGACTCGTTACCTCACCAAAGCAGCCCCTTCTGTCACACAACGTGACAGAACCACTCTTGTCACCTACAATGCAACGCGTGTTGCAACTACAACTTTTAACCCCTACGTCATACCAACAGGGACCAATTACCGCGCTCCAGGTCATCAAGTGCGTCACGCAATAACCTTCACGCCATGCTTGCGTGACGTATTCTCGGACGTGCTTTTGTTGATTGTCTTTAACTATCCTTATTACGAGAGCATCAAGCTTTTCAAGTCTTTCTACCAGCCTGTGTTTCCTCACATTATATTCTGTGGGCCCCCGGATTCGTCCAACAAACACGTTATGAACGTAGAGATATTCAGGGGGGTGCTAGGGTACGAGTGCTTGGGTCGAGCCATTAGGGAACATCCGGGCTATGCAGGCTATTTATACatcaatgatgacgtcatacttAATTATTGGAATCTTGTTGGCTTTAATAAGAGCCAAATATGGCAGTCACCGAACTCGTTTAGTTCCACCCCTATGTACGGTGAAATTGAGGGGCCCTGGTACTGGTGGCGATCTCCTTATGGGCTCCCGAACTGCCGACGCGCTTACGAACAATTATCGAATTTGACCCTCGGCCACGACTTGTCGACGGGTCATCTTCGGGAAAATAGCAACGGCAGCTTGCGATGCTTCAGCGGTCGTTCTGATGTGCTGTATATCCCTAAGAGACACGCGTCTGCATTCTCgcttttgtcttttattttttacaccAACAAAGTCTTCCTGGAAATAGCCGTTCCTACGATACTACGGGTCATAGAACGTGAGGACCAAATATCCCACCTACCGGGTTATTATATCTCCGGGGACGTACGCAAAGGGGACGTGCGAGTAACAGACAGCCGGTTTTTTTGGTTTATCTACTTTAATAAGAAGCATGTATGGTTCATTCATCCATTCAAGTTGCATCACGGGAAGATCGATAGGAACTTTAATGTCGTGATGCTTAAACACTTTTTGATCGAGAAAACGAAGTCGTTAACGAACTGTAGTGAAACGTAA
- the LOC5501378 gene encoding desert hedgehog protein B isoform X1 produces the protein MGELQSLNIAPNGLKLHRDVNNNSTSRSAMMGSWLLLAVFVAAVFIDKGSCRAKPEVTWYDQPKVSNIKLPYLQGMSINATADKQVPQYDTTTSMPPTPLKTITDVINERKLLKSEDSSAVANKSHEVPVIPMKRPSVYCFPESSTVQLSDNHRVPMKELKIGDRVRTLDARGYHGYSDVIGFLHRVDGHVIDYLSIKLANGKHLRVSDKHLVFKGKMDSRRFEEIFASQVKEGDYLVTEEGSENSKGVRLSRVLQVTMTTGKGVYAPLTRDGTMLVDGILVSCYAHWDSHQVAHAAVWPLRAWANVKAAFGSFIGWFPVSQPVSGIHWYAESLISMVQMFSQLK, from the exons ATGGGGGAACTACAATCGCTCAATATTGCCCCAAATGGATTGAAACTTCACAGGGATGTAAATAACAACTCCACAAGCAG ATCGGCTATGATGGGGAGTTGGCTTTTGTTGGCGGTTTTCGTCGCGGCTGTCTTCATTGACAAAG GGTCTTGTCGGGCTAAACCCGAGGTCACGTGGTACGACCAGCCTAAAGTCTCAAACATCAAGTTACCCTACCTCCAAG GCATGTCAATTAACGCAACCGCTGACAAGCAAGTACCGCAGTACGACACCACTACTAGTATGCCTCCGACACCACTCAAAACAATCACAG ACGTTATCAATGAGAGGAAACTACTGAAGAGTGAAGATAGCAGCGCAGTAGCAAATAAATCCCACGAAG TTCCTGTTATTCCTATGAAGAGACCAAGCGTCTACTGCTTCCCAGAATCCTCCACGGTCCAGCTTTCCGacaaccacagggtacccatgaAAGAACTCAAAATTGGAGACCGTGTAAGAACACTTGACGCAAGAGGTTACCATGGTTATAGCGACGTCATAGGGTTTTTGCATCGGGTAGATGGACATGTTATCGAttatctgtcaatcaaactcGCAAATGGCAAGCATCTACGCGTGTCCGATAAGCATTTGGTTTTTAAAGGAAAAATGGACTCTAGAAGATTCGAAGAAATTTTTGCTTCGCAAGTGAAAGAGGGAGACTATCTGGTAACCGAAGAAGGTTCCGAAAACTCAAAAGGGGTAAGGTTAAGTCGAGTGTTACAAGTTACCATGACAACTGGAAAAGGTGTGTACGCACCGCTGACCAGGGATGGTACTATGCTCGTGGACGGCATACTCGTCTCGTGTTACGCTCATTGGGACTCGCACCAGGTCGCTCACGCGGCTGTTTGGCCGCTGAGAGCCTGGGCTAATGTCAAGGCGGCGTTCGGCTCATTCATTGGTTGGTTTCCGGTCAGTCAGCCAGTTTCTGGTATTCATTGGTATGCAGAAAGCTTAATAAGCATGGTGCAGATGTTTAGCCAGCTAAAATGA
- the LOC5501378 gene encoding desert hedgehog protein B isoform X2, translating to MMGSWLLLAVFVAAVFIDKGSCRAKPEVTWYDQPKVSNIKLPYLQGMSINATADKQVPQYDTTTSMPPTPLKTITDVINERKLLKSEDSSAVANKSHEVPVIPMKRPSVYCFPESSTVQLSDNHRVPMKELKIGDRVRTLDARGYHGYSDVIGFLHRVDGHVIDYLSIKLANGKHLRVSDKHLVFKGKMDSRRFEEIFASQVKEGDYLVTEEGSENSKGVRLSRVLQVTMTTGKGVYAPLTRDGTMLVDGILVSCYAHWDSHQVAHAAVWPLRAWANVKAAFGSFIGWFPVSQPVSGIHWYAESLISMVQMFSQLK from the exons ATGATGGGGAGTTGGCTTTTGTTGGCGGTTTTCGTCGCGGCTGTCTTCATTGACAAAG GGTCTTGTCGGGCTAAACCCGAGGTCACGTGGTACGACCAGCCTAAAGTCTCAAACATCAAGTTACCCTACCTCCAAG GCATGTCAATTAACGCAACCGCTGACAAGCAAGTACCGCAGTACGACACCACTACTAGTATGCCTCCGACACCACTCAAAACAATCACAG ACGTTATCAATGAGAGGAAACTACTGAAGAGTGAAGATAGCAGCGCAGTAGCAAATAAATCCCACGAAG TTCCTGTTATTCCTATGAAGAGACCAAGCGTCTACTGCTTCCCAGAATCCTCCACGGTCCAGCTTTCCGacaaccacagggtacccatgaAAGAACTCAAAATTGGAGACCGTGTAAGAACACTTGACGCAAGAGGTTACCATGGTTATAGCGACGTCATAGGGTTTTTGCATCGGGTAGATGGACATGTTATCGAttatctgtcaatcaaactcGCAAATGGCAAGCATCTACGCGTGTCCGATAAGCATTTGGTTTTTAAAGGAAAAATGGACTCTAGAAGATTCGAAGAAATTTTTGCTTCGCAAGTGAAAGAGGGAGACTATCTGGTAACCGAAGAAGGTTCCGAAAACTCAAAAGGGGTAAGGTTAAGTCGAGTGTTACAAGTTACCATGACAACTGGAAAAGGTGTGTACGCACCGCTGACCAGGGATGGTACTATGCTCGTGGACGGCATACTCGTCTCGTGTTACGCTCATTGGGACTCGCACCAGGTCGCTCACGCGGCTGTTTGGCCGCTGAGAGCCTGGGCTAATGTCAAGGCGGCGTTCGGCTCATTCATTGGTTGGTTTCCGGTCAGTCAGCCAGTTTCTGGTATTCATTGGTATGCAGAAAGCTTAATAAGCATGGTGCAGATGTTTAGCCAGCTAAAATGA